A region of Planococcus sp. MSAK28401 DNA encodes the following proteins:
- the opp4C gene encoding oligopeptide ABC transporter permease: protein MASSTTITQQKKPERSLSPWQIARRKFVRNKLAMISSFFIMLVTLMSLSAPFLAPVLSPLPDISQVNIGAMNIEPNGEHFLGTDKSGRDVLTRLFYGGRISLLVGFSATLMVITLGTVVGALAGFFGGFIDSILMRFTDFVLNFPFLVFVIVLNTILYGIVDGLWVLIMVIGALSWGGVARLVRSKVLAEKENEYILAALSIGCSPFKVITKHLLPNVISTIIVQGTLIFATMIVIESALSYLGFGVPQATPSWGNMLSSANEPDVLQGKPWIWMPPAIIITLTILSINFIGEGLKDALNPKSLR, encoded by the coding sequence ATGGCATCATCAACTACCATCACCCAACAAAAGAAGCCGGAAAGAAGTTTGTCTCCTTGGCAGATTGCCAGAAGGAAATTCGTGCGCAATAAATTGGCGATGATCAGTTCTTTTTTCATCATGCTGGTTACTTTGATGTCACTCTCGGCACCGTTCCTGGCACCTGTGTTGTCGCCGCTGCCGGATATTTCACAAGTCAACATCGGGGCGATGAATATCGAGCCGAATGGCGAACATTTTCTGGGTACGGACAAGAGCGGGCGCGATGTCTTAACGCGCTTGTTCTACGGAGGGCGAATTTCACTATTGGTCGGCTTCAGTGCAACGCTCATGGTTATCACTTTGGGAACAGTGGTCGGGGCGCTTGCTGGCTTTTTTGGCGGCTTTATCGATAGCATCCTAATGCGCTTCACGGATTTTGTGCTGAATTTCCCATTCCTCGTGTTTGTCATCGTCTTGAACACGATCCTTTATGGCATCGTAGATGGTTTGTGGGTCTTGATTATGGTCATCGGTGCGCTTAGCTGGGGCGGTGTCGCCCGCTTGGTGCGCAGTAAAGTGCTGGCGGAGAAAGAGAATGAGTATATTCTGGCTGCTTTATCAATCGGCTGTTCTCCATTCAAAGTGATTACGAAACACTTATTGCCGAATGTCATCTCGACCATCATCGTGCAAGGAACCTTGATTTTTGCGACGATGATCGTTATCGAATCAGCACTCAGCTATTTAGGTTTTGGCGTTCCGCAAGCGACACCGAGCTGGGGCAATATGCTATCATCTGCCAATGAGCCGGATGTCCTGCAAGGCAAGCCGTGGATCTGGATGCCCCCAGCCATCATCATTACCTTGACAATCCTGTCAATCAACTTTATTGGGGAAGGGCTGAAGGATGCGTTGAACCCGAAGTCATTGCGCTAA